The genomic interval CGGCACGGCGCGATCGTCGAGTGCTTCGAGCAGCCTTGCGCTCGCGAGGACGTGGACGGCATGGCGAAGGTCGTGCGCGACGGCGCGGTCGACGTCGTGGCCGACGAGTCTCTCCGTGGGCCCGACGATCTCGCGGAGCTCGTCCGGGCGCGCGCGGCCACGTCGGTGAACCTGAAGATCGTGAAGCTCGGGGGCTTCGCGGCGTCGCTCGAGCTCGGCACGGAGGCGATCCGGCGCGGCCTCGGCGTCATGGTGGGCGGCATGGTGGAGACCCGCCTCGGCATGACGTGCGCGACGATGCTCGCCGCGTGCCTCCCCAAGCTCACCTACGCCGACCTCGACACGGCCTGGCTCCTCGCGTCCGACCCGTTCGTCGGAGGGTTCGCCTCGGACGGGCCCATCATCACGCCGCTCGTGGGCCTCGGCTTCGGCGTGACGACCGCATAGGGCCGCTAAGTCGCGCGCAACGAAGGCCCATTTCGAGTACCGTTTCGGCCCTCATGCTCCCCTCGGTGTCTCGCTCCTACTCCGCCTCGGCCCTCGCGCTCGGCCTCCTCGCAAGCTCGCTCGCCCTCCCCGTCCCCGCGTTCGCCCAGAGCGCGCCTCCCCCCGCTCCCGGCGACACGGCCGCTCCGAGCGCGCCCGAAGATCCGGCCCCCCCGGCAACGCCCGCACCCCCGAGCAGCCCTCCGCCGATCGCGCCCCCCGACGAGCCCGCCCCCGCGCCCATCGTCGCCCCTCCCCCTCCGGCCGAGGAGGAGGAGCCCGAGCCGAGGATGAGCGAAGGGCGCGCGATCGTGGTCGCGTGGAACACGGGGTTCCAGTGGGGCCTCGCGCCGGGTGTCGTCTTCGCGTCCGGCCGGGCGGGCTTCTCTCTGGGAGTGCGCCTCGGCTACGGCATCGACACGGGCACGGTCATCGTCGTGCCGGGTGTGCGGCTCTCGGCCACGTTCCTCGACCCGAACATTTACCAGGGCATGCCCGTGGGCAAGCTGGTGCTCCCCATCGACCGGTTCGCGCCGTTCGTCGAAGGCGGCGCCGGGCTCGGCCACATCGCCGGGAGCGGCTCCCCTTCTGCCACTGGCGCAGCGCTTTATGTCGGCGGCGGATTCATGATCCACTTCACGCGATCGTTTGCGCTCGGCGCTGAGGCGAGCTACCAGACCATCACGGGCACGGGGTTCAAGGGCTTCGGGGTCGGCCCGATCATCGCGTTCGCGTTCTGATCTCCCTCGGCGAGAGGAGCACGCGGAACGCGACGGGTCGACAAGCGCCCCTCTCGTGTGTCACGCTCCGCGCATGAGCTCACGCACCCGGGGGGGCGTGCTCGCCGTGGTGCTCTCCGCGCTCGGTGCGTGCTCCACCCCCGCCACCGATTCGAACGATGGCGGCTCGACGGTCGACGCCACCCCGGCCACGTCGGTCACCGGGACCGCCGTCCCCCTCCCCGACGCGTCCGTGACGCCTCCGGCCGACGCCACGCCACCTTCCGACGCGACCTCCCCGGACGCGAGCGACGGAGGCCCCGACGACGGGGGCCTCGTGACCGACGCGGCGAGCGACGCGGGCGGCCCCGTCCCCGTGCGGCCCGGTGTCGACGGGATCCTCCGAGGGACCGTGACGAGCGTGACCTACGAGCACCGCTGGAACGGCGCGCTGCGCGCCGGGAACGCGAATTGCCCCGCGAACGCCTCCATCGTCGACGGAGGCGGCGTCATGTGCTGCGTGTGGTCACGGGCCTTCGTCGCGACGCAGGCGGTGAACATCCCCATCACCTTCGACCTCACGACCCGCACGGGCACGCTCGCCGGCTCGCCGATCGGGACGTACTCGGGCCCCACCCCTCCCGACGCGAACGGCACGGTCGAGTACCTCATCAACCCGTCCTCGAGCCACCGCACGAAGGCGTGGGACGCGTCGAACGCCATGGGAGAGCTCTTGGGCGAGAGCGCCGCGCTCGTCGCCGAGTCCCGCGCGTTCCCGGCGTTGAACCTCGTCTACGAGGTCGTCATGTCGCTGTCGGCGGCGCGCGTCTCGTGGAACGCCACGACCTCGGCGTTCCGCATCTACGAGACGCACCCGCTCGTGTCCCTCCCGACCGGGCGCTGCGGGAACCAGAGCTCCGCGGGGCGCCTGGCCTACGATCTCCGTAGCCCCTGAGCCGCGGCTCCGGAGCGAGCCTCCCTCGGCGACCCGCACCCCACTCCGACCAGGGCCCCGCGCCCTCGGGACGCGGAACGTGGCGCCGCGAGACGTGACAACTCGACTGTCCATTGACTTACGCGTCGCGACAACATGCGATTTGTCTTGAGATACGAGTGTTCATCTGGGAGGCTGACTCTATCGGGTTCCTCAGGGGGTGCGACGAAATCGAGCTTCGGCCCATGGGCCAAAGAGCGGCGCGCGGGTCTACCCCCTCCCCCCGCGCACCCGGAAGGCTTCGGTCGTCGTCCCCTCCCTTTCTACCGGCGACCGAGGCCTTCCACCTTTTGTCGGTCCGCATCTTCCACCGTGAGGCGAAGATTGCGGGCTCACCCGAAGAAAGCGCGCGACCCAAACGTCCGGCGCCCGCCCCGTCTACTGTGGCAACGTGCGGCTCTCCACCTTCGCCTCGCTCTTCGCGCTCGCGGCCGTCGTCGCCACCCCCGGATGCGCGGCCACCCCACCACCTCCCGCTCCCCCCCGCGAGCTCCCCCCGGTGTCCGACGCGGGAACGACGGACGCGCTCCCCGAGGCTTCGCCCACGAGCGTCGGGCCGAGCGCCGAGGAGCGCGCGTACCAAGCCGAGCTCGAGCTCCGCGACCGGCTCGCCGATCGACGCATCACGTTCGCGGAGAAGGGCCAGCCACCCCCCAAACACCCGTTTCGCGTGCCGGCCAAGGGCCCCTTCCCGAAGCGCGAGGCCGTCGCACGCGCGGAGCTACTTACCTTCCGGCGGAGCACCGTCCCGGGCTGCTCGAACAAGCCCGTCACGCCGAACGGCGCGTATTGCCCCGACGTGGTCGCCCCGGTCGCCGCGGCGACGGTGGAGGAGCTCGAGGCGCTCGTGCCCATCGCGCAGGGCAAGCTCGGAGATCGCGTCTACGTCGGGCCGAACGGACAGAAGCGCGTCTCTCGGGCCATCGTGCGGTGCGGTGGCTTCGATCCTCACCACGCCGTCCTCTTCTACGACCGTGACGGTCGCGTGCTCGGCACGATCGTCGTCTGTTTCACCTGCCACGAGTGGCTCGTCACGCCGGGGAACGACGAGACCGGCGGCGACACGCCATCGGTCATGAGCGTCGCCGAGCGGCAGAAGCTCCAGGACATCTTCGAGGCGCACGAGCTGGGCGCGCGCCTCTTCGGGGACGACGACTACGCCGACCGCGTGCACGCCTACGAACGACGAATCTACGGCACGCGTCTCCTGCCCACCGCGGCGGGGCTCGAACGACGGAGGCTGCGGCTCCTCCCGGGCAGCGGCGTCCCGAAGGACCGCCCCATGCGCGACCTCGGGAAGGACGACCGAACGAAGCTCTGCGAGTTCTTCGGGACCGAGGTCCGCCCGCGCCACGGCGGCGCAGGCTACGAGTGCTTGAACGGCGCGAGGTTCTCGGTCGACGCGGATCCGGCGACGTGCGCGAAGGCGCCTTGGACGTGCGCGGCGACCGTCGGAGAGATCGAGACATGCCTCAGCGTGTTCCACGAGCCGAACGACCTGTGCGGCGAGACGAAGCCCGAGTGCAAAGCCGTGCTCCGCTGCCTGCCCGGCCTCCGCGTCTTCGAGCCGTGAGCTGCCGCGAGCGCCCTGGAGAGGTGGATAGGGAAGGGGCGGCGCGGAGGGGCCTTGACGCGGGGGCTCCCACGACCTACTGGTTCAACCACTCAATGACTCCACCAAAACAATCGCATGTCTCGTGGCGGGCCCTCGGCACGGTCGCCATGGCCCTGGCCGGCGCGCTCGGCGCGTGCGGCGGGCCGGAAGAGTGCGAGCCGAGCACCTTCGGCGTCCAGTGCCGGGGCCCGGCGACGGCCACCTGCTCGCCGAGGCCAGAGCGCTACGGCGGCGGCGCGGTCGTCGACACCCAGGGTTGCCACGAGACGATGGCGTGCAGCGAGACCTACGGCGCCCGGGCCGCGGTGTGCATGCCGGCCACGTCTTCCGTGTGCCGACGCGACCCCCTGCGCGCCCTCGCGAAGGACGCGCCCGTCGCGGTCTCGCGCGATGGAAAACACGTCGCGGTCGCCTCCGGCAAGGCCATCGAGGTCTTCGCCTACCCGAGCGGCCCGGCGGTCCGCCTCGACGTGACCGACGCGCCGACCGCGATGCTGTTCGCCGACATGAACGGGGACGGAGAGCCCGACCTCGTGCTCGGCGCGGAGAGCGGCACCTGGGTCTCGCTCCGAAAGGGTCCCGAGCTTTTGCCCCCCACCCTCGTCGCAAACGAGAGCACACTTCACGCCGCTGGCGACTTGGACGGCGACGGCCTCGACGACGTCGTGGTCAGCCGCGCCTACGATCTCAAGGTGGTCTTCGGGGGGCCCGAGCGCCGCACGTTGCCGCTCGACGTGAGGACCCTCGGGCCCGTCGTCGCCGTGGGCGACGTCAGCGGCGACGGGAAGCCGGAGCTCGTGGTGGTAGGCGTGGGCGAACGGCTCGGCATGAAGCTCTCCGTGCTCTCGTTCGCGAGCGATCGGAGCGCGCGCTCGTGGGCCGTTCCCATCGGCGAAACGGCGAGCTCGGGGAGCATCAACGGGGTCACCATCTACGGCTCCCCGAGCGCGCTCGCGCTGTCGGACATGGACGGCGACGGCGTCGCCGACGCGGTCGTGGGCAGCTTGGGTAAGAACCTCGCGGTCTTCCGCGGCGGCGAGGCGGGCTTCGGGCGGGGGCCCGAGGGCCTCACGTTGGCCGAGCCCTCCGCGCTCGCGGCCCTCGCGGGCGGCGGCGTCGTCGCATCCCTCGCGCGCACGCCCGTCGTCGCCGTAATCCCACGCCTCGACGCGCAGGTGCTCTACCGATCCGCGCCGTCCCTCGAAGAGGCCGCGAGGCCCATCCCGGCGCCACGAGGCGCGCCTCCCCTCTTCCGCACGGCGACGGCCCTCGTGGGCGACTGCACGGCGCCATGATCTCCGCGCGAGCGGCTGCCGCGCGCGCCTTGGGGAGGAGGCGGGACGACGCGTCGTCGTCGGGCCGCCGATCCGATCCGAGGCCGAAAAAACCAAACGGGCCGAGCACCGAAGCACTCGACCCGCTTGTTTTACTGCATTCTTGTAGGCGCGATTGGGGTTGAACCAACGACCCCTACCGTGTCAAGGTAGTGCTCTACCACTGAGCTACGCGCCTGGAAGAGGCCCCGAGAAGTACGCCTCTTCGGCCCTTTCGTCAAGAGCGAAAAACACGAGCCGGTCGGTTCACGTAAGCACGCGATAGAAGGCCCCTTTTGTGCCTCGATCGCGGCACTTTCGGGGCGCTCGGCTCCGTGCTTTGTTGCCTCGCGATGGAATCGCTCTACCTCGACGCCGACGCGGCCGACGCCGTCGCGAACCGCCCCGACGGCATCTCGGAGGACCTCGCCCTCCGCACGTACACGGCGAAGCTGCTCGGCCAGAACCCGAGCCTCGTGCTGCACGGCGGCGGCAACACGTCGGTCAAGTCGACCGCGCGCACGCTGCTCGGGGAGACGGTGGACGTCCTCCACGTGAAGGGCTCGGGGTGGGACCTCGCCACGATCGCTCCCGCGGGTCACCCGGCGTGCCGCATGGATGCCCTGCTCGCGCTCGCGAAGCTCCCCGAGCTCTCCGACGAGGCCATGGTGAACGGCCTGCGCCTCTCTCTCCTCGACGCCGAGGCTCCGACCCCGAGCGTCGAGACGTTGCTCCACGCCGTCCTGCCCGCAAAGTTCATCGATCACACCCACGCGGACGCCGTGCTCGTGCTCGTCGATCAGCCCGACGCCGAGGCCGTGGCTCGCGCCTGCTTCCCGAAGGGCCTCGTGTGGGTGCCGTACGTGATGCCGGGCTTCTCCCTCGCGCACGCGTGCCGGCGCGCGTGGGACGAGACCCTCGCGCGCGACGAAGAGCCGTCCGTGATGCTCCTCGAGAACCACGGCATCTTCACCTTCGGAGCGACGGCCAAAGAGAGCTACGAGCGCATGATCGCGTGCGTCTCGCGCGCCGAGGCGTTCGCGGCCGATCGCTCGAGCACCCAGAGCTTCGTCCCCGCGCTCCGAGCGACCGCCGACGTCGTGACAAGCACGCTCCCTGCTTTGCGCGGCGCCCTCGCCCGCGCCGGAGGCCTTCCCGAAGAGACCGGCCCCGTGCTCGCCCTGCGTACGTCCGAGACGGTGCTGGCGTTCCTCGAGCGCGACGACCTCGAGGGCCTCGTCGCGCGGGGATCGGCCACCCCCGATCACGTGATCCGAACCAAGCCGTGGCCCTTGGTGACGAAGCTCGACGGCACTGCCGCGAGCGACCTCGACGCGGCCGTCTCCGGCTTCCGCGCCCGCTACGAGGGCTACGTGACGGCGATGTGCGAGCGAAAGCAGCGCGCCGTGGTTCGGCTCGACCCGAGCCCGAAGGTGGTGCTCGCCCCGGGCATCGGCCTCGTCACCGTGGGGGCGACCTCGGCCGACGCGAACGCCGCGGCCGACGTGTACGAGCACACGGTCGACGTCATGCTCGCGGCCGAGGAGCTCGGGACCTACCGCCCCGTCGCGGAAGAGCACCTGTTCGACGTCGAGTATTGGTCGCTCGAGCAGAAGAAGCTCGGCAAACCCGCGCCGCCGAAGGCCTTGAGCGGAAAGATCGCGCTCGTCACGGGCGCAGCCTCGGGCATCGGTCGCGCGACGGCCGCGAGGTTCCTCGCCGAGGGCGCGCACGTCGTCGTGGCGGATCGGGACGAGGCGCGCCTCGAGGCCACCTTCGCCGAGCTCAGACGCTTGCATGGCACACGTGTCGTCGCCAAACGCGCCGATCTCGCCTCCGACGACGAGACCCGAGACGCCGTGCGCGCGGCGGTGCTCGCGTTCGGTGGCCTCGACGTCGTCGTCAGCAACGCGGGAACCGCCCCCGAGGGCACGCTCGACACCGAAGAGGGAGAGGCCGCCCTCGAGCGCTCCCTCGGAGAGAACCTCCTCTCTCACACGCGGGTCGCCAAACACGCGACGGCCGTGCTCCGCGCCCAAGGCACGGGCGGCGCCCTCCTCTTCAACGCGAGCAAGAGCGCGTTCGCGCCGGGGCCCGGCTTCGGTCCGTACGCCGTGGCGAAGGCCGCGCTCGTCGCCCTCATGCGGCAGCTCGCCATCGACCTCGGGCCGCTCGGCGTGCGCGCCAACGCCGTCAACGCCGATCGCATCCGGACCGCGCTCTTCGATGGCGGGGTGCTCGAGTCGCGGGCCAAGGCGCGAGGGCTCACCCCCGACCAATACTTCCGCGCGAACCTGCTCGGACGCGAGGTCACGGCCGACGACGTCGCGCGGGCCTTCGTCTATCTCGCGCACGCCCGCACGACCACGGGCAGCGTGCTCACGGTCGACGGCGGCAACCCCGCGGCCTTCCCGCGTTGACGACGACACCATCGCTCGCGGTGGGGCGCGCGCCGAAAAACGATCACCGCGATCGGGCGATTTTTGGCGCGTTTTTGCCACATTTTCGCTGAATACCCGCGCCTCGCCGGCCCACACACCGAGGGAGAGGTGCACAGATGACTTTCCCCGATCAACGGACGAGCAGTGGATACGTCGACCTCGACGCCGCGATGGCCCGCGTTCGCGCGCGCGTCGACGAAGAGGCACGCGACGTGCGCGAGCGGACACGACGGATCTCCGAGGCGCCCCATGACGACGACGCCTCCCCGCCCCGATCCGCGGCGCGCGCGCGAGACGGCCGGCGCCTCGCCTCGATGACCACCGCCCTCGCCGCGCTCGCGCTCGTCTCGCTCGGAGCGCACGCGTACGCGTTCTCCAAGGTGAGCTCTCACGACCGCGCGCTCGACGCCGTGCTCACCGAACGGCGCGCCGGCACCGAGGCCAAGGCGCCAAAATCGCCCATAGATTCAAGCAGTTCCAAGCCGTCCTCGCGAGGGACCTCCGCCGAGCCGGCGGTCACGGCCGAGGCGCTTCCCGAGCCGGTCCGCCCCCCGTCGGCGCGCGCGCACGACCTCGTGCCGGCCCCGCCGCGCGAGCCTCCACGCGCTCGGACCTCGGCCGTCGCGATGGCCCCGCCTGCTCTCGCACCAGCGACGGCCACGGCGACCCCGACCGCGGCGCTCCCTCGGTCGGCCCCCGAGCCCTCGGGCCCCGCCGATCTCGGCGCCGCGATGCGCGCGGCCGCGGCCCCCTCGGAGGGGGAGAAGCCGATCCCTATGCCGACCACGAACCTTGCCCGAGAGACCGAGCCGAAGCAGCTCCGCCCGGCCCCCGGCGCCATCGTCGCCGCCGTTCGCGCGGTGCAAGACGCGGCGCGAGCGTGCCTCACCGAGGGGGACGTACCTCGCGTGCACACGATCCACTTCGGCCCCGACGGGCGTGTCGTGCGCGTCGAGCCTGGACTGCGTGACGAGAGGACGGCGTGCATCGATCGTGCGCTCGCGAGGGCCCATGTCGATGCGTTCTCGGAAGAGGGCTACCGCGCGCGGATCACCGTGCGCCCGTGAGCGCGTGAGCCACCGCGTGGTACTGTCGGGCCATGAGCGAGCCCACCGTCCGTACCGAGCGCCGCGGCCACGTCCTCGTCATCGAGCTGTGCCGCGAGAAGAAGCGCAACGCGTTCACCGTCGGCATGCTGCGTGATCTCGCGCTCGCCTACACCGAGCTCGAACGCGACCACGAGGCGTGGGTCGGTGTGCTCACGGCCCGGGGTGACCACTTCACGGGAGGGCTCGATCTCGCCGAGGTCGGTCCGCACGTCGCGTCGGGGGCCTCCCTCTTCGACGGCCAAGACCTCGTCGACCCGCTCGACCTCGAGGGCCCGCGCCGCAAAAAACCGGTTGTTTGTGCCGTCTCGGGCATCTGCTTCACCATCGGCATCGAGCTCTTGCTCGCGTGCGACGTGACCATCGCGGCCGAAGGAACCCGCTTCGCGCAGATGGAGGTTCGGCGCGGCATCATGCCGTTCGGCGGCGCAACGCTCCGCTTCGCCGAGGTCGCGGGGTGGAGCCGCGCCATGAAGTGGCTGCTCACGGGAGACGAGTTCGGCGCAGACGAGGCGCTCGCGATGGGCCTCGTCGCCGAGGTCGTCCCTCACGGGGAGCACGTCGCGCGGGCTATCACGATCGCGGAGCGGATCGCGTCGCGCGCCCCCCTCGCCGTCCGCGCGACGCGCGAAAACGCCCGTATTTGCCGCGAAAAAGGCCTCGAGACCGCGAAGGCTGCCCTCATGGGCACGGCTCGCCCGCTCTTCGCCTCGGAGGACGCCCAAGAGGGCGTCGTGTCGTTCCTCGAGCGCCGCGAGGCCGTGTTCAAGGGCCGTTGAGCACACACGCGCTCCTCCGCGCCCTCGTCGCGCTCGTCGTCGCGACCGTCGTGATGCTCTCCTCGCGGCGCGCACACGCGCACACGGTGGGGCTCTCGAACGGCGAGGTCCGCCTCGAAGGTGCAGTGCTCTCCGTATCGATCGGGCTCGCGCAGGGAGACGCGCTCCGCCTCGCGCCCACCCTCGACACCTCGAAGGACGGACGCCTCACGTCGGACGAGCTCGGTCGAGCGCACGACGTGCTCGCGGCCGCGGTCCTGGACGGGCTCGCGACGCATGACGGCGCCGCGTGCGCGTACGACCGCGTCGAGGCCACCCTCGTGGAGGCGGACGGCGTGCTCGTCCGAGGGAAAATCACCTGCCCTTCGGGCCCCCCGACACACCTTCATCCCCCTTTCCTCACGCGCCTCGGCGGGCATCGGCACCTCGCGCGGATCGTCGTGGGGGGCGCGACACGCGACGTGCTCCTCACGCCCGAGAGCCCGACGGCCACCCTCGGCGCCGCGTCGCACGAGGGAGAGCCGCGCGCGACCTCGTTCGGCACGTTCGTGCACCTCGGGGTCTTTCACATCCTCACGGGAGCGGACCACCTCGTGTTCCTCGCGGGCCTCCTCCTCGTGCGGGGGCGCCTCCGTGACTACGTCGCCCTCGTCACGGCCTTCACCGTGGCCCACTCCGTCACGCTCGCCCTCGCGGCGCTCCACGTCGTCTCGCTCTCCCCGCGCGTGGTGGAGCCGGCGATCGCGCTCTCCATCGTGTACGTCGGCGTCGAGAGCCTCGTCGTCGAGACGGCCCCGAAGCGCCCCGTGCTCACCTTCCTCTTCGGGCTCGTGCACGGCTTCGGCTTCGCGGGAGGCCTCGAGGAGCTCTCGCTCGACCGAGCACGCATCCCCCAAGCGCTCGTCGGCTTCAACCTCGGCGTCGAGGTGGGGCAGCTCTTCGCCCTCTCGGCGCTGCTCCCGCTCGTCCTCTTCGTGACGAAGCGCCACACCCGCGAGCCCGTACGCAAGGCCCTCGCCGCGGCCGTCACGCTCGCCGGAGCCGCCTGGCTCGTCGCTCGCCTCGCGAGCTAAAATACGTTACGAATCAAGCACTTTTGGCGAGCGGATCAGAAGCGCAGCGTGAGCTCGATGCGCGCGCCGGAGAACGCCGGGAAGAGCCGGCAGATGCCCGACACGCACCGCAGACCGCCGCGCTGCTGCCCGACGAAGAGGCGCAGGTTGTTCTGCATGGTGAAGCGCCAGAGGATGCTCCCATTGTTGTAGATCGCAGGGAACCCGTCTTGGGTCGTGTACTCGAAGCCGTGCGTGATGACCCACTGCGGCGCCACCTTCAGCGCCGTGTAGTTCTCGCCCTGCACCCACTTGCGCTCGGAGAAGACCAGGTTGCCCGAGGCGTCCTGCACCTCGACCTGGTTCTCGTTCTCTTGGTAGCGGAGCCTGTGGCGGCCGGCGATCTCGAACGAGTACGGCCCCGAGATGTACTTCGTGAGCGTGTACTGGACGGCGCGCTCTTTGTAGAAGACCTCGCCGTCGGGGCGGACGTCGTTGCGGATGTTCGTGTTCGCGAAGAAAAACGAGCGGTTCTGGTCGAACCGCATCTCGACGCCCGTGAGCAAATCGGTGACGTGGTTCGTCGTGTCCTCGGCGGTCTGGACGCGGCCGTACTTGTCGCACGTGCCGCCGGGCAGCTCGCTCTTGGTCACCGAGTACCCGAAGGCGCCGTAGAGGAGCACGTTCGGCGAGAGCCGCGCGTCGATGCGATCCCGCGCGCCGTTCACGCACGCGTTGTAGAAGCCGAACATCGTGTCGCTGATGATGGGCTCGATCGTCGGCGGCGCCGAGTAGGCGAGGTTCGCGAAGGCCGAGGCCTTGGTGACGTTGATCGAGCCGGCCACGTTGTAGAAGTTGCGGTAGCTCTTCACCTCGAGGGTGTTCGTGAGCCCGCCTTTGTTCGTCGTGAGGGCGGCGTAGAGCGCGTTGCCCGAGAGCGCCGCCTCCCGGCCCGTCTCCCCCTCGCGCTTCTGGATCGCGGCCTCGACGTAGAGGCTCCCCGTCTCGAAAAGGGAAGGGATCTCGAGCGATTGGCTCGCGTTTAAGATCGACGGCGAGGCGAGCGTCGGCGAGAGGTTCTTCGGGAGCGACGCGAGAAACTCGGACACGTCCCGCTCGTCGCACGAGCCGAAGGGGCGATCGAGCGCCCCGCCGACCACGTTGCCGCGCTCGTCGTAGCGGTAGGGGGAGCACTTCGAGAAGTAGGCCACGTTCGTCGACAAGACGACCGGCAGGCCGCGGCCGAGCAAGATTTGGCCCGCGACGACGCGGTCGGAGCCGAAGAGCGGCGTCTGCGCTTGCCCCTCGACGGGCTTCGGCAGGAAGAGCGCGCGCCCCGTGGGCTCGTCGACACGCGACGGGTTCAAGAACCCCGCGAGCACGGTGACCTGCGCCGGATCCTTCTGCAGCGTGACCTTGCCGCCGAACGCCGTCGTGTCGATGCCGAGCTCGTCGACCTTTCGGAGCGAGAGCACGAGGCCTCGCCCGAGCTGCGCGTAACCGTCGCCGGCGGTGACCTCGACGCCCTTGGTTTTGTAGATCGCGTAGAGCTTCGCGGGGTAGATCGAGTCGCGGTAGCGGCTCGCGCCGTCGACCAAGGTGATCTGCCGGTCTTGCGGCAGCATCTCGCGGTCTTCGGGGCGCAGCCCGTAGAGGGCCGAGTCGATGCGCGCGCCGACCGTGATTTTGTCCCAGTTGAGGACGAGGTTCAGCCGGTTCAACCAGGCGAAATAACCCTGGTTTCGAAAGTCGTCGCCTTCGCGCGCGTTGAAGCGCTGCGACACGATCGACGTCTCGGTGACGTCGACCTTCGCGGGTTTGCCGCCGAGGTCGGGCAGATCGACGGCGCGGGCGGGGCGCGCGGCGAGCACCACGGCGAGACCCGCGACGAGCGGGCCTATCACACGATGGACCTTGAGCATGGACGGGCCAGTTTCGGGGCGCCCCCGCGGGGCGAGCGGCCGGCATCATGGCACGGCCGAGCCCACGCGCGTGCCTTACTTCGCCAGAAGCTTGTCGACCTCGACGGCGAGGGACTCTTCGTCGCCGGGGTTGTAGCCCTCGCGCACCTGGGCCACGTTCCCATCCTTGTCGATGAGGACCGTGAGCGGCCCGCTCTTCTTCGGGTTGTAGACGGCGCAGATCGCCGAGTCTTCGTCGAGGAGGACGGGGAAATTCAGGTTATTTCGGAGGGCGAAGGGCTTCACCTGCGCCACCGTCTCGGGGCCGTCCATGGCCACGGCGAGGATCTGGAGGCCCTTGTCCTTCTTGTCGTCCTGCATCTTCCGGAGGTGCGGGAACTCGGCGAGGCAGGGCTCGCAGTACGTCGACCAGAAGTTCAGGAGGATGGTCTTCTTGCCGAGGTAGTCGGCGAGGTGGACCGTCCTCCCGTCGACGTCGCGGCTCGTGAAGTCTTGCGCGTGCGAGCCCGCCTTGAGCCCCGCGGCCGTGGTCTGGGCTCCGCCGGTCTGCGCGGGTGTGCACGCCGCCACCGAGAACGAGACGACCGAGAGCGAAACGAAGGCCGCCGCCACACGAGAGAAAGTTGAGCGATTTTGCATAGTTGGAACCGTCCGAGGGAGAAAAGGCCGCGGGCCGCGTGCATCGTGTCGCGCGCGGCCCGGCGTGTGTACCGTGTGTCGTGGGTGTCGGCTCGGAGCAGGCCTCTCGGGCCCTCCCGGCTCACTTGGCGGGGGCGTAGCCGTCGAGGAACTTGAGCCAGCCGTCGACCTCGGTGCGGACACCCTCGGCCGTGCCGGGACCGCCGGTGCTGGCGTGGAGGATCTCCATGGTGCGGGCGTCGAGCTGGGCGTTCCAGGGGACGGCCGCCGCGTCGAAGA from Myxococcales bacterium carries:
- a CDS encoding TlpA family protein disulfide reductase; the encoded protein is MAAAFVSLSVVSFSVAACTPAQTGGAQTTAAGLKAGSHAQDFTSRDVDGRTVHLADYLGKKTILLNFWSTYCEPCLAEFPHLRKMQDDKKDKGLQILAVAMDGPETVAQVKPFALRNNLNFPVLLDEDSAICAVYNPKKSGPLTVLIDKDGNVAQVREGYNPGDEESLAVEVDKLLAK
- a CDS encoding HupE/UreJ family protein, which encodes MSTHALLRALVALVVATVVMLSSRRAHAHTVGLSNGEVRLEGAVLSVSIGLAQGDALRLAPTLDTSKDGRLTSDELGRAHDVLAAAVLDGLATHDGAACAYDRVEATLVEADGVLVRGKITCPSGPPTHLHPPFLTRLGGHRHLARIVVGGATRDVLLTPESPTATLGAASHEGEPRATSFGTFVHLGVFHILTGADHLVFLAGLLLVRGRLRDYVALVTAFTVAHSVTLALAALHVVSLSPRVVEPAIALSIVYVGVESLVVETAPKRPVLTFLFGLVHGFGFAGGLEELSLDRARIPQALVGFNLGVEVGQLFALSALLPLVLFVTKRHTREPVRKALAAAVTLAGAAWLVARLAS
- a CDS encoding crotonase/enoyl-CoA hydratase family protein, which codes for MSEPTVRTERRGHVLVIELCREKKRNAFTVGMLRDLALAYTELERDHEAWVGVLTARGDHFTGGLDLAEVGPHVASGASLFDGQDLVDPLDLEGPRRKKPVVCAVSGICFTIGIELLLACDVTIAAEGTRFAQMEVRRGIMPFGGATLRFAEVAGWSRAMKWLLTGDEFGADEALAMGLVAEVVPHGEHVARAITIAERIASRAPLAVRATRENARICREKGLETAKAALMGTARPLFASEDAQEGVVSFLERREAVFKGR
- a CDS encoding bifunctional aldolase/short-chain dehydrogenase → MESLYLDADAADAVANRPDGISEDLALRTYTAKLLGQNPSLVLHGGGNTSVKSTARTLLGETVDVLHVKGSGWDLATIAPAGHPACRMDALLALAKLPELSDEAMVNGLRLSLLDAEAPTPSVETLLHAVLPAKFIDHTHADAVLVLVDQPDAEAVARACFPKGLVWVPYVMPGFSLAHACRRAWDETLARDEEPSVMLLENHGIFTFGATAKESYERMIACVSRAEAFAADRSSTQSFVPALRATADVVTSTLPALRGALARAGGLPEETGPVLALRTSETVLAFLERDDLEGLVARGSATPDHVIRTKPWPLVTKLDGTAASDLDAAVSGFRARYEGYVTAMCERKQRAVVRLDPSPKVVLAPGIGLVTVGATSADANAAADVYEHTVDVMLAAEELGTYRPVAEEHLFDVEYWSLEQKKLGKPAPPKALSGKIALVTGAASGIGRATAARFLAEGAHVVVADRDEARLEATFAELRRLHGTRVVAKRADLASDDETRDAVRAAVLAFGGLDVVVSNAGTAPEGTLDTEEGEAALERSLGENLLSHTRVAKHATAVLRAQGTGGALLFNASKSAFAPGPGFGPYAVAKAALVALMRQLAIDLGPLGVRANAVNADRIRTALFDGGVLESRAKARGLTPDQYFRANLLGREVTADDVARAFVYLAHARTTTGSVLTVDGGNPAAFPR